The Calditerrivibrio nitroreducens DSM 19672 genome window below encodes:
- the cysS gene encoding cysteine--tRNA ligase, with product MMLKIFNTLSGEKEVFTPLEDNKVKIYVCGVTVYDYCHIGHARSSIVFDTIRRYLKYKGFDVTFVKNFTDVDDKIIKRANEENKSINEITDFFIKAHDEDMDKLNILRPDYTPRATEYIDGMIKLCEKLIEKGFAYESNGDVYFKVRAFKDYGKLSKRDLDDLLAGARVDVNEIKEDPLDFALWKRSKEGEPGWDSPWGRGRPGWHIECSVMSAEILGIPFDIHGGGKDLIFPHHENEIAQSEAAEGKEFARYWIHNGFVNINKEKMSKSLGNFFTIRDVLKEVDPEVLRFFLLTTHYRSPLDFSFENLLEAENALDRIYTAIDELESAVFNNKKPAQKGKIDEIVDRFKRDFEESMDDDFNTASAISNIFELIKGVNLLLSERLNSEDLNYLKVRFEEVKAIIRDVLGILTKTASEWFKMNLSIDESELQKLIEEREIARRNKDFSKADAIRNELKTKGVELLDTPTGTKFRAKRLRGG from the coding sequence ATTATGTTAAAGATATTTAATACACTTTCAGGTGAAAAAGAGGTTTTTACGCCGTTAGAGGATAATAAGGTAAAGATCTATGTCTGTGGTGTGACGGTGTACGACTATTGTCATATTGGGCATGCCAGAAGTTCAATTGTGTTTGACACTATAAGACGTTATTTGAAGTATAAAGGGTTTGATGTAACGTTTGTTAAGAATTTTACCGATGTGGATGATAAGATCATAAAAAGGGCAAATGAAGAGAATAAATCTATTAATGAGATTACAGATTTTTTTATTAAGGCACACGATGAAGATATGGATAAATTAAACATCCTAAGACCGGATTATACCCCAAGGGCCACAGAATATATAGATGGAATGATTAAGCTATGTGAAAAACTTATAGAAAAAGGTTTTGCATATGAGTCAAACGGTGATGTATATTTCAAAGTGAGAGCATTTAAAGATTATGGTAAGCTTTCCAAAAGGGATCTGGATGATCTATTAGCAGGGGCAAGAGTGGATGTAAATGAGATAAAAGAGGATCCTCTTGATTTTGCTTTATGGAAGAGGAGTAAAGAGGGGGAACCTGGCTGGGATTCACCGTGGGGTAGAGGTAGACCCGGCTGGCATATTGAATGTAGTGTTATGAGCGCTGAGATTTTGGGGATTCCATTTGATATACACGGGGGAGGAAAAGATCTCATATTTCCCCATCATGAAAATGAGATAGCCCAGTCGGAGGCAGCTGAGGGGAAAGAGTTTGCAAGATACTGGATACACAACGGTTTTGTGAATATAAATAAAGAGAAGATGTCCAAATCTCTGGGTAACTTTTTTACTATTAGGGATGTATTAAAAGAGGTGGATCCGGAGGTTTTGAGGTTTTTTCTTCTTACGACCCATTACAGGTCACCCCTTGATTTTTCGTTTGAAAATCTTTTAGAGGCAGAGAATGCCCTCGATCGTATATATACTGCGATTGACGAACTTGAGTCAGCAGTTTTCAATAATAAAAAGCCAGCCCAAAAGGGGAAAATTGATGAAATTGTCGATCGATTCAAAAGAGATTTCGAAGAATCTATGGATGATGACTTTAATACGGCATCCGCCATATCCAACATTTTTGAGCTTATTAAAGGGGTAAATCTCTTACTATCAGAAAGATTAAACAGCGAAGATCTTAACTATTTAAAGGTTAGATTCGAAGAAGTGAAGGCTATTATTCGTGATGTACTTGGGATATTGACAAAAACAGCTTCGGAGTGGTTTAAAATGAACCTTTCCATCGATGAGAGTGAACTACAAAAACTAATAGAAGAGAGGGAAATAGCAAGAAGGAATAAAGATTTTTCAAAGGCTGATGCAATACGCAACGAGTTAAAAACAAAAGGTGTGGAATTACTCGATACCCCAACGGGGACAAAATTTAGAGCAAAAAGGTTGAGGGGAGGTTGA
- a CDS encoding GDP-mannose 4,6-dehydratase encodes MYILLTGAAGFIGSWTAKKLLSLGYNVVGVDNLNDYYDVRLKQHRLDILNEQKGFHFHRLDIENFGALEVLFDMYKFDAVINLAARAGVRYSIENPFVYYNTNTNGTVNLLELCKKHKVDKFVLASTSSLYAGQEMPFTEDKPVNTPISPYAASKKGAEVSCYTYHYLFGIDVTVVRYFTVYGPAGRPDMSIFRFIKQIDAGEPIIIYGDGSQSRDFTYVEDIAEGTVRALKKVGYEIINLGNNNPNKLSEAIRYIEDYIGKKAVYEYRPFHKADMLATWANIEKAKNMLGWTPKVDLKEGIKRTIDWYKDNYDFASKINLTE; translated from the coding sequence ATGTATATCTTACTTACCGGAGCGGCTGGTTTTATCGGTTCATGGACGGCAAAGAAGCTTTTATCACTTGGTTACAATGTTGTCGGGGTGGATAATTTAAATGATTATTACGATGTGAGGTTGAAGCAGCATAGGCTTGATATCTTAAATGAACAGAAGGGGTTTCATTTTCATAGACTTGATATAGAAAATTTTGGTGCTCTTGAGGTGCTTTTTGATATGTACAAGTTTGATGCGGTAATAAATCTTGCCGCAAGAGCGGGTGTTAGATATAGTATTGAAAACCCTTTTGTGTATTATAATACAAATACAAATGGTACTGTAAATCTGCTGGAACTGTGTAAAAAACATAAAGTAGATAAATTTGTACTTGCCTCCACATCAAGTCTATATGCTGGTCAGGAGATGCCTTTTACAGAGGATAAGCCGGTTAATACACCAATTTCTCCCTATGCTGCATCAAAAAAAGGGGCGGAGGTGAGCTGTTATACCTATCATTATCTTTTTGGAATAGATGTGACGGTGGTGAGATATTTCACAGTGTATGGTCCCGCCGGAAGACCCGATATGAGTATATTTAGATTTATAAAGCAGATAGATGCCGGAGAACCGATCATAATATATGGGGATGGATCCCAGAGTAGAGACTTTACTTACGTCGAAGACATCGCGGAAGGGACGGTTAGGGCACTTAAAAAGGTGGGTTATGAGATAATAAATCTGGGAAACAACAATCCCAATAAGCTTTCTGAAGCTATCAGATATATCGAAGATTACATTGGTAAAAAAGCTGTTTACGAATATCGACCTTTTCACAAAGCTGATATGCTTGCCACATGGGCAAATATTGAAAAGGCTAAAAATATGCTGGGCTGGACACCAAAAGTGGATTTAAAAGAGGGGATAAAAAGAACCATAGATTGGTACAAGGATAATTACGATTTTGCATCCAAAATAAATCTTACGGAGTAG
- the glmU gene encoding bifunctional UDP-N-acetylglucosamine diphosphorylase/glucosamine-1-phosphate N-acetyltransferase GlmU, with amino-acid sequence MGLKVLILAAGKGTRMKSELPKVLFEVAGKPMIDYVVDQAKALDSDEVIVIIGSGAELLQDHLKSSGVSFAYQMEQLGTGHAVLQAKGFFEQYDGSILILCGDMPLISTETLQKFISNCKDYDLSFISVKVKNPKGYGRVVRSANGNVLKIVEEKDATCDEKRIDEINTGVYLVKAKVLAERLGKISNNNAQNEYYLTDIVKDGSYAFLAEDENEFVGINDRKALSEASKQVYRKINERHMLNGVTIIDPESTFIDEEVLIEKDVTIYPNTYIQGKSIIRQGTIIYPGVRIVDSEIDKNCEIKDNTLIESSFVGEDSSVGPMAHLRPESRLMGENKIGNFVETKKIIFGRGSKASHLTYLGDAEIGADVNVGCGTITCNYDGISKHKTIIGDGVFVGSDVQFVAPVTIGDGALIAAGSTITRDVPPDALAITRADQKNIENFVKKWREKKLSEKNRR; translated from the coding sequence ATGGGGTTAAAGGTATTAATTCTTGCTGCCGGTAAAGGTACAAGGATGAAATCGGAGTTGCCAAAGGTCTTATTTGAGGTGGCTGGCAAACCGATGATAGATTATGTGGTGGATCAGGCGAAAGCTTTAGATTCTGATGAAGTAATTGTGATTATCGGTTCTGGGGCAGAGCTGCTTCAGGATCATCTTAAAAGTAGCGGTGTTTCATTTGCCTATCAGATGGAACAATTGGGTACAGGTCATGCGGTATTACAGGCAAAGGGTTTTTTCGAACAATATGATGGCAGTATACTTATTTTATGTGGTGATATGCCTTTAATCTCCACTGAGACACTTCAGAAATTTATTTCAAACTGCAAAGATTACGATCTTTCCTTCATAAGCGTAAAAGTAAAAAATCCAAAAGGTTATGGGAGGGTGGTGCGTTCTGCTAATGGTAATGTGCTTAAAATAGTGGAAGAAAAGGATGCCACCTGTGATGAAAAGAGGATAGATGAGATAAATACAGGGGTTTATCTGGTAAAAGCAAAGGTATTGGCTGAGAGGCTTGGAAAAATTTCAAATAACAATGCCCAGAATGAGTATTATCTTACGGATATTGTAAAAGATGGTTCTTATGCATTTCTGGCGGAAGATGAGAATGAATTTGTGGGGATAAATGATAGAAAAGCCCTTTCGGAAGCATCAAAACAGGTTTATCGTAAAATAAATGAAAGACACATGCTAAATGGGGTTACGATAATTGATCCGGAATCGACTTTTATCGATGAAGAGGTTTTGATTGAAAAGGATGTTACTATTTATCCAAATACATATATTCAGGGGAAAAGTATCATAAGGCAGGGGACGATTATATACCCGGGTGTACGAATAGTTGATTCTGAGATAGATAAAAACTGTGAAATAAAAGACAATACATTGATAGAAAGCTCCTTTGTGGGGGAAGATTCCTCTGTGGGGCCTATGGCACATCTTCGTCCGGAATCAAGGCTTATGGGGGAGAATAAAATAGGGAATTTTGTGGAAACAAAGAAGATTATTTTCGGAAGGGGGTCAAAGGCGAGCCATCTTACCTATCTGGGGGATGCTGAAATCGGTGCGGATGTGAATGTGGGGTGTGGTACCATTACATGTAATTATGATGGGATCTCGAAACATAAAACTATCATAGGGGATGGTGTTTTTGTGGGAAGCGATGTTCAGTTTGTGGCACCTGTCACGATTGGTGATGGGGCGTTAATAGCAGCTGGATCCACTATTACAAGAGATGTGCCGCCGGATGCTCTTGCAATTACCCGTGCGGATCAGAAAAATATTGAAAACTTTGTGAAAAAATGGAGAGAAAAAAAATTAAGTGAAAAAAACAGAAGGTGA
- the glmS gene encoding glutamine--fructose-6-phosphate transaminase (isomerizing) — translation MCGIVGYIGDKNATDVLIDGLTRLEYRGYDSAGIALIIGNDIVVERSVGKLVNLKTKIADKKLYANIGIGHTRWATHGKPSDENAHPHRSGDIVIVHNGIIENYLELKRDLIAKGYQFSSETDTEVIAHLLQDLWTSDLFKTVQNVVKKLKGAYALAIVSTREPDKILLARKEAPLVIGIGEGENFAASDIPAVLHHTRRFIFLEDYDVAILRKDSVEIFDKDGKSVERQVRYISWNPVMAEKAGYKHFMQKEIYEQPRAITDTIRGKYSLDDGMVYLTELEAIEDRLKVIERIQIVACGTSWHAGLVGKFLIEKFAKIPVEVDIASEYRYRNPIVDGKVLFIPISQSGETADTLAALRLAKSMGAVVVSICNVIGSSITRESDGTIYTHAGPEIGVASTKAFTTQLATLYLLGIYLAQLKGTLDKDERLRYIDALIKVPEDISSVLTLDEKIEELAKKFKESRNFLYLGRNINYPVALEGALKLKEISYIHAEGYPAGEMKHGPIALIDKNMPVFFIATDSHIYEKTLSNIEEVKARDGVVIAVATEGNNEILKKADYVIYVKKTVEETSIFTTTVVAQFFAYHCATLLGLDVDQPRNLAKSVTVE, via the coding sequence ATGTGTGGAATAGTAGGATATATCGGTGATAAAAACGCAACAGATGTTTTGATAGATGGACTTACAAGGCTTGAATACAGAGGCTACGATTCTGCCGGTATAGCATTGATAATTGGTAACGATATTGTTGTGGAAAGAAGCGTTGGTAAGCTGGTAAATTTAAAAACAAAGATTGCCGATAAAAAACTATATGCAAATATAGGTATAGGTCATACAAGGTGGGCAACCCATGGAAAGCCCTCCGACGAAAATGCCCATCCTCATAGGTCTGGTGATATCGTAATCGTACATAACGGTATAATAGAAAATTATCTCGAACTAAAAAGGGATCTTATTGCAAAAGGTTATCAATTTTCATCAGAGACCGACACAGAGGTTATTGCACATCTACTTCAGGATTTATGGACAAGTGATCTCTTTAAGACGGTTCAAAATGTGGTAAAAAAGCTGAAAGGTGCTTACGCCCTTGCCATAGTATCCACCAGAGAGCCAGATAAGATCTTACTTGCCAGAAAAGAGGCACCTCTTGTGATAGGTATTGGGGAAGGGGAAAACTTTGCGGCAAGTGATATCCCGGCGGTACTACATCATACGAGAAGATTCATTTTTCTGGAGGATTACGATGTGGCTATCCTGAGAAAAGATTCTGTGGAGATATTTGATAAAGATGGTAAGAGTGTAGAAAGACAGGTTAGATATATCAGCTGGAATCCTGTGATGGCGGAGAAAGCGGGTTATAAACATTTTATGCAAAAAGAGATCTACGAACAGCCCAGAGCAATTACAGATACGATAAGGGGGAAGTATTCACTGGACGATGGGATGGTTTACCTGACGGAGCTGGAAGCTATTGAAGATAGATTAAAGGTGATAGAGAGAATTCAGATCGTGGCCTGTGGAACCAGCTGGCATGCGGGGCTTGTGGGTAAATTTTTAATAGAAAAGTTTGCAAAAATACCTGTGGAAGTGGATATAGCATCCGAATATAGATATAGAAATCCGATTGTGGATGGGAAGGTGCTATTTATCCCGATATCCCAATCAGGAGAGACGGCGGACACCCTTGCTGCTCTCAGGCTTGCAAAGAGCATGGGGGCGGTGGTTGTATCGATTTGCAACGTCATAGGTTCTTCCATCACAAGGGAATCTGACGGGACTATTTATACCCACGCAGGGCCTGAGATCGGTGTTGCGTCCACAAAAGCTTTTACCACGCAGCTTGCCACACTATATCTTTTAGGAATCTATCTTGCTCAGTTGAAGGGTACACTGGATAAAGATGAAAGATTAAGATATATAGATGCACTCATTAAGGTGCCGGAGGATATTTCATCTGTTTTGACATTGGATGAAAAGATTGAAGAACTTGCCAAAAAGTTCAAAGAATCAAGAAATTTCCTTTATCTCGGAAGGAATATAAATTATCCTGTTGCCCTTGAAGGGGCTTTGAAACTGAAGGAGATATCATATATCCATGCCGAGGGTTATCCAGCAGGGGAGATGAAGCATGGACCTATCGCTCTTATAGATAAAAATATGCCTGTATTTTTTATTGCCACAGATTCCCACATATACGAAAAGACACTATCTAATATCGAAGAGGTGAAGGCTCGTGATGGGGTGGTGATTGCCGTTGCCACAGAGGGGAATAATGAGATTTTGAAAAAAGCGGATTATGTGATATACGTCAAAAAGACAGTTGAGGAAACGTCAATCTTTACAACCACCGTTGTGGCGCAATTTTTCGCCTATCACTGTGCTACCCTATTGGGGCTTGATGTGGATCAACCAAGAAATCTCGCCAAAAGTGTTACTGTAGAATAG
- a CDS encoding succinate dehydrogenase assembly factor 2, giving the protein MQNDPRYKKTIFLCARRAMLENELVLKKFALEYVPKHYSLDDLDDFNLFLEKIYDNDLYEVVMGLKPAESFADKYNIRFLKDIEQYASDARKLGRKLIEIYEDER; this is encoded by the coding sequence ATGCAGAATGACCCAAGATACAAAAAGACTATTTTCTTGTGTGCCAGAAGGGCAATGCTGGAGAATGAGTTGGTATTAAAAAAATTTGCTCTCGAATATGTTCCAAAGCATTATTCTCTGGATGATCTTGATGATTTTAATCTTTTTCTCGAAAAGATTTACGATAATGATCTATACGAAGTAGTAATGGGATTAAAACCGGCGGAAAGTTTTGCAGATAAGTATAATATTAGATTTTTAAAGGATATCGAGCAGTATGCCTCAGATGCCAGAAAACTTGGAAGAAAGCTTATAGAAATATATGAGGATGAAAGGTGA